TCAGTTGGGAATAGCTCGTTTTCAAAAATCGTAAAATCAGTCCCATCATAGAAAAGATCGACTGCTTTATCTAGTTTCAAACGGTGTCCGCCTTTGATCACAACATTTTTAGGACCTAAGTCAATAATTTTTTTAGCAGCTTCCTTCATGTGATCAATAGAGGTTAAATCACCCATTCCAGATAAAATGCCCGCTTCTACTAAATTTGGTGTAGTGATCGTTGCTTTTGGTAAGAGTAAACGAGTCATTGCTGCAACATTTTCAGGTTGTAGTAATTCACTTGTTCCTTTACAAGCCATTACAGGATCGATCACAATATTATTCATAGCAAATTTATCAATATAAGTTCGTGTAATTTCGATTGCTTTTATAGTACCAAGCATTCCTGTTTTCATAGCATCAAGAGCGCCACCTGCAAAAATAGTCTTTAATTGTTTTTCTACTAAATCAGGCTCTATCGGTGTAACGCTATGACTCCAACCTTCATCAGGATCCATCGT
This sequence is a window from Enterococcus sp. 7F3_DIV0205. Protein-coding genes within it:
- the thiD gene encoding bifunctional hydroxymethylpyrimidine kinase/phosphomethylpyrimidine kinase, translating into MIKKVLTVAGSDSSGGAGIQADLKTFEEYGTFGFSALTSIVTMDPDEGWSHSVTPIEPDLVEKQLKTIFAGGALDAMKTGMLGTIKAIEITRTYIDKFAMNNIVIDPVMACKGTSELLQPENVAAMTRLLLPKATITTPNLVEAGILSGMGDLTSIDHMKEAAKKIIDLGPKNVVIKGGHRLKLDKAVDLFYDGTDFTIFENELFPTDYNHGAGCTFAAAVTAGLAKGYSVVEAVALAKKFVSEAIKNGQKINPFLGHVWHGAYNHAQDRMTEK